A genomic region of Synechococcus sp. NOUM97013 contains the following coding sequences:
- a CDS encoding precorrin-8X methylmutase, with protein MTGAPLADHPIFTESIRRIRALLGETGLDPLQQQVLERLVHSSGDPGLAPVLRFSPGACEQGLEALRQGALVLTDTAMAAAAVSPMARRTLGTSVRCLLDWAPPQSPEGSTRSAAAMQRCWPELTTAAQTAGQPMPLVLVGSAPTALEQLLDQVDAGAPRPALVIGMPVGFVGVPESKRRLASTSLDQIRLEGTRGGAGLVAAAVNALLRASEGSC; from the coding sequence GTGACAGGAGCACCTTTGGCTGATCACCCGATCTTCACCGAGAGCATTCGCCGCATCCGTGCTCTGCTCGGTGAGACGGGGCTGGATCCCCTGCAGCAGCAGGTGCTGGAGCGGCTGGTGCACAGCAGTGGCGACCCCGGTCTGGCGCCGGTATTGCGTTTCAGTCCAGGCGCATGCGAACAAGGGCTGGAGGCCCTGCGTCAGGGGGCCCTGGTACTCACGGACACGGCAATGGCCGCGGCGGCGGTGTCGCCGATGGCCCGGCGCACGCTTGGCACCTCCGTGCGCTGTTTGCTGGATTGGGCCCCGCCGCAGTCACCCGAGGGGTCCACGCGTTCAGCGGCGGCGATGCAGCGCTGCTGGCCGGAGCTCACCACCGCGGCCCAGACGGCGGGTCAGCCGATGCCGCTGGTGTTGGTGGGCAGTGCGCCGACGGCCCTGGAACAGCTGTTGGATCAGGTGGATGCCGGGGCCCCTAGGCCTGCGCTGGTGATCGGCATGCCGGTGGGATTCGTGGGGGTGCCGGAAAGCAAGCGACGGCTGGCGTCGACGTCGCTGGATCAGATCCGTCTGGAGGGCACCCGCGGCGGCGCTGGCTTGGTGGCAGCAGCGGTGAATGCCTTGCTTCGGGCTTCGGAGGGATCTTGTTGA
- a CDS encoding sugar transferase: MLLQRLLLTAFATLMLVAIARWLINPAVDVWLVHRRVQIVWIAGITAWALLVRVGLRRGVFLQESPRFLLLAQPDEVDPIMRAWKRVPGRQNLRLIQPKVLLERMQHSQEPLLVAITPASRQTLELAPLMQRLESRDPRQLRVLSLIRLFEQEQERFPPALMPDDALAYDDLPWAATFSVQAQLKRLADVLVSMSLLLVTAPFVVLAALLIWLEDQGPIFYIQQRSGWLGEPFNVLKLRTMTVQPSDAPATWTTVGDHRITWVGIWLRRFRIDELPQLFNVLKGEMSLIGPRPERPELERNLELEIAHYRKRHWMRPGLSGWAQVCAPYASSVEDSDLKLSYDLYYLRHFSAWLDLVILFRTIKTILKAQGR, encoded by the coding sequence GTGCTGCTTCAGCGTCTGCTGCTGACCGCTTTTGCAACCTTAATGTTGGTGGCTATCGCCCGTTGGTTGATCAACCCAGCTGTTGATGTCTGGCTGGTGCACCGTCGTGTTCAGATCGTCTGGATTGCAGGGATTACGGCCTGGGCTCTGTTGGTGCGGGTTGGTTTGCGGCGTGGTGTGTTCTTGCAGGAATCACCGCGCTTCCTGTTGCTGGCCCAACCCGATGAAGTTGATCCGATCATGCGGGCCTGGAAGCGTGTGCCAGGGCGTCAGAACTTGAGATTGATTCAGCCGAAGGTGTTGTTGGAGCGTATGCAGCACTCTCAAGAACCTTTGCTTGTCGCGATCACACCGGCATCGCGCCAGACCTTAGAGCTCGCTCCGTTAATGCAGCGCTTGGAGAGCCGTGATCCTCGCCAGCTCAGGGTTCTGTCGTTAATCCGTTTATTCGAACAGGAGCAGGAACGATTTCCCCCCGCTCTCATGCCGGACGATGCACTTGCTTACGACGATCTTCCTTGGGCAGCCACATTCAGCGTGCAAGCTCAGCTCAAACGTTTGGCTGATGTGTTGGTATCTATGTCGTTGTTGCTGGTTACTGCTCCCTTCGTCGTGTTGGCAGCATTATTGATTTGGCTTGAAGATCAAGGACCGATTTTTTATATCCAGCAACGCAGTGGTTGGTTGGGTGAACCTTTTAATGTTCTGAAATTGCGCACGATGACGGTGCAACCCAGCGATGCTCCGGCGACGTGGACGACTGTTGGGGATCACAGAATCACATGGGTGGGTATTTGGTTGAGACGCTTCCGGATTGATGAATTGCCCCAACTCTTTAATGTGCTCAAAGGTGAGATGAGTTTGATTGGTCCCAGGCCAGAACGTCCAGAACTGGAGCGCAATTTAGAACTGGAAATCGCCCATTACCGCAAGCGCCACTGGATGCGTCCGGGGTTAAGCGGCTGGGCTCAGGTTTGTGCACCTTACGCCAGCAGTGTCGAAGATTCTGATCTCAAGTTGTCGTACGATCTTTACTATCTAAGGCATTTCAGCGCTTGGCTGGATTTGGTGATTCTCTTTCGTACGATTAAAACGATTTTGAAAGCCCAGGGTCGCTAA
- the secA gene encoding preprotein translocase subunit SecA, with amino-acid sequence MLKLLLGDPNARKLKRYQPIVSDINLLEEEIAPLSDDDLRRRTAEFRQRLENAGTLDQQRPVLDELLPEAFAVVREAGKRVLGMRHFDVQLIGGMVLHEGQIAEMKTGEGKTLVATLPSYLNALTGRGVHVVTVNDYLARRDAEWMGQVHRFLGLSVGLIQQDMAPAERRSNYGCDITYATNSELGFDYLRDNMAADISEVVQREFQFCVIDEVDSILIDEARTPLIISGQVERPQEKYQKAAEVASYLTRAEEMGKDGIDPEGDYEVDEKQRSCTLTDEGFAKAEQMIGVSDLYDPQDPWAHYITNALKAKDLFTRDVNYIVRDGEAVIVDEFTGRVMPGRRWSDGQHQAIEAKEQLPIQPETQTLASITYQNFFLLYPRLAGMTGTAKTEETEFEKTYKLETAIVPTNRVRARQDWVDQVYKTEDAKWRAVAKETAEIHQQGRPVLVGTTSVEKSELLSALLAEQNIPHNLLNAKPENVEREAEIVAQAGRSGAVTIATNMAGRGTDIILGGNSDYMARLKLREVLLSRLVRPEEGHRPPVPLQRSADAASGFAAKAAPSTGPHGNAPSEARAIGNLYPCQLTDETDQALADLARDLVKAWGDRALTVIELEDRIATAAEKAPTDDPQIAALRTAIARVKGEYDVVVKQEDERVREAGGLHVIGTERHESRRVDNQLRGRAGRQGDPGSTRFFLSLGDNLLRIFGGDRVAGLMNAFRVEEDMPIESGMLTRSLEGAQKKVETYYYDIRKQVFEYDEVMNNQRKAVYSERRRVLDGRELKKQVVGYGERTMNEIVEAYVNPDLPPEEWDVAQLVSKVQEFVYLLEDLKAEQLQGLSMEELKAFLQEQLRNAYDLKEGQIEQQRPGLMREAERFFILQQIDTLWREHLQAMDALRESVGLRGYGQKDPLIEYKNEGYDMFLDMMTNMRRNVIYSMFMFQPAPPEAQRSTVA; translated from the coding sequence ATGCTCAAGCTGTTGCTGGGTGACCCCAATGCCCGCAAGCTGAAGCGCTATCAGCCGATCGTTTCAGACATCAATCTGCTCGAAGAGGAGATCGCACCGCTCAGCGATGACGACCTGCGCCGGCGCACCGCAGAGTTCCGTCAGCGTCTCGAGAATGCGGGAACGCTCGACCAGCAGCGCCCAGTGTTGGATGAGCTGTTGCCGGAAGCGTTCGCGGTGGTGCGCGAAGCAGGCAAACGCGTCCTAGGCATGCGCCATTTCGACGTGCAGCTGATCGGCGGCATGGTGCTGCATGAAGGCCAGATCGCTGAGATGAAGACCGGCGAAGGCAAGACCCTGGTGGCCACGCTGCCCAGTTATCTCAATGCCCTCACAGGCCGCGGCGTCCACGTGGTGACCGTGAACGACTATCTGGCCCGCCGCGATGCGGAGTGGATGGGTCAGGTGCACCGTTTCCTGGGCTTGTCCGTTGGCTTGATCCAGCAGGACATGGCACCGGCAGAGCGGCGCAGCAATTACGGCTGCGATATCACCTACGCCACCAACTCAGAGCTGGGGTTTGATTATCTGCGCGACAACATGGCCGCCGACATCAGTGAGGTGGTGCAGCGGGAGTTCCAGTTCTGCGTGATTGACGAGGTCGATTCGATCCTGATTGATGAGGCCCGCACCCCTCTGATCATTTCCGGCCAGGTGGAACGGCCTCAGGAGAAATATCAGAAAGCGGCGGAGGTGGCTTCCTACCTCACCCGGGCTGAAGAAATGGGCAAGGACGGCATCGATCCCGAAGGCGATTACGAGGTAGATGAGAAGCAGCGCAGCTGCACGCTCACTGATGAAGGCTTCGCCAAGGCCGAGCAGATGATCGGCGTCAGTGACCTCTACGACCCACAGGACCCTTGGGCTCACTACATCACCAATGCCCTCAAGGCCAAGGATTTGTTCACCCGGGATGTGAACTACATCGTCCGCGATGGCGAAGCGGTGATCGTCGATGAATTCACCGGCCGGGTGATGCCGGGTCGCCGTTGGAGTGATGGCCAGCACCAGGCGATTGAAGCCAAGGAGCAGCTGCCGATCCAGCCGGAGACGCAGACCCTGGCCTCCATCACCTACCAGAACTTCTTCCTGCTTTATCCGCGGTTGGCCGGCATGACCGGCACGGCCAAGACCGAGGAAACCGAATTCGAAAAGACCTACAAGCTCGAAACCGCGATCGTGCCCACCAACCGGGTGCGTGCCCGCCAGGACTGGGTGGATCAGGTGTACAAAACCGAAGACGCCAAATGGCGCGCGGTGGCTAAGGAAACCGCCGAAATCCACCAGCAGGGTCGGCCGGTGCTGGTGGGCACCACCAGCGTGGAGAAGAGTGAACTGCTCAGTGCTTTGTTGGCGGAGCAGAACATCCCCCACAACCTGCTGAATGCCAAGCCGGAAAACGTGGAGCGGGAGGCCGAGATCGTGGCCCAGGCGGGTCGATCCGGTGCCGTCACCATCGCCACCAATATGGCCGGCCGCGGCACCGACATCATTCTCGGTGGCAACAGCGATTACATGGCCCGGCTGAAGCTACGGGAAGTGCTTCTGTCACGTTTGGTGCGTCCGGAGGAGGGCCATCGTCCGCCGGTGCCTCTCCAGCGCAGTGCGGATGCGGCCAGTGGATTTGCTGCCAAGGCGGCCCCCTCAACCGGACCTCACGGCAATGCCCCCAGCGAGGCCCGCGCCATCGGCAATCTCTACCCCTGCCAGCTCACCGATGAGACAGATCAGGCATTGGCCGACCTGGCTCGCGATCTAGTGAAGGCCTGGGGGGATCGGGCTCTCACAGTGATTGAGCTGGAAGATCGCATCGCCACCGCTGCGGAGAAGGCCCCCACCGATGACCCGCAGATCGCTGCGTTGCGCACGGCGATCGCGCGGGTGAAGGGCGAATACGACGTGGTGGTGAAGCAGGAAGACGAAAGGGTGCGTGAGGCCGGCGGCCTGCACGTGATTGGCACTGAGCGTCATGAATCCCGCCGGGTCGACAATCAGCTGCGCGGTCGTGCTGGCCGTCAGGGCGACCCGGGCTCCACACGCTTTTTCCTGTCGCTGGGCGACAACCTGCTGCGCATTTTCGGCGGTGATCGTGTGGCCGGACTGATGAATGCCTTCCGGGTGGAGGAAGACATGCCGATTGAATCCGGCATGCTCACCCGCTCCTTGGAGGGGGCCCAGAAGAAGGTGGAAACGTACTACTACGACATCCGCAAGCAGGTGTTCGAGTACGACGAGGTGATGAACAACCAGCGCAAGGCGGTGTATTCCGAACGTCGCCGGGTACTGGATGGACGCGAGCTCAAGAAGCAAGTGGTGGGCTACGGCGAACGCACCATGAATGAAATCGTGGAGGCCTATGTGAATCCCGATCTGCCGCCGGAAGAGTGGGATGTGGCGCAATTGGTGAGCAAGGTGCAGGAGTTTGTGTATCTCCTGGAGGACCTCAAAGCTGAACAGCTTCAGGGTCTGTCCATGGAGGAGCTCAAGGCATTTCTGCAGGAGCAGTTGCGCAATGCCTATGACCTCAAGGAGGGCCAGATTGAGCAGCAGCGGCCTGGCCTAATGCGCGAGGCGGAACGCTTTTTCATCCTTCAGCAGATCGACACGCTCTGGCGTGAACACTTGCAGGCCATGGATGCCTTACGCGAGTCGGTTGGCCTTCGTGGTTATGGCCAAAAAGATCCGTTGATCGAATACAAAAATGAGGGCTACGACATGTTCCTCGACATGATGACCAACATGCGCCGCAATGTGATCTATTCGATGTTCATGTTCCAGCCGGCACCACCTGAAGCGCAGAGGAGCACAGTTGCTTGA
- the ribH gene encoding 6,7-dimethyl-8-ribityllumazine synthase, with the protein MATFEGRFTDAQSLRIGVVVARFNDLVTSKLLSGCLDCLTRHGVDASATSAQLDVAWVPGSFELPLVSQTMARSGRYDVLITLGAVIRGDTPHFDVVVAEASKGVAAVSRDTAVPVIFGVLTTDTMQQALERAGIKNNLGWSYGLEALEMGSLMKALS; encoded by the coding sequence ATGGCCACCTTCGAAGGTCGCTTCACGGATGCGCAATCCCTCCGCATCGGTGTGGTGGTGGCCCGTTTCAATGATCTGGTTACCAGCAAGTTGCTGAGCGGCTGCCTGGATTGCCTCACGCGTCATGGCGTTGATGCTTCTGCCACCAGCGCTCAGCTGGATGTGGCCTGGGTACCTGGCTCCTTCGAGCTTCCTTTGGTGTCGCAAACCATGGCCCGCAGTGGTCGGTACGACGTGCTGATCACCCTTGGGGCTGTGATTCGCGGCGACACTCCGCATTTCGATGTGGTGGTGGCGGAAGCCAGTAAGGGGGTGGCCGCCGTGTCCCGCGACACGGCGGTGCCCGTCATTTTTGGGGTGCTGACCACCGACACCATGCAGCAGGCCCTGGAGCGTGCCGGCATCAAGAACAACTTGGGTTGGAGCTATGGCCTGGAAGCACTGGAGATGGGTTCATTGATGAAGGCGTTGAGCTGA
- a CDS encoding glycosyltransferase family 4 protein codes for MGVASLDAAMTEQLLREWPPGYGGVERVAHELAVVWGGTVWSLDAQGLSGQAHDALPVAYPRRRLACTPPVARLRLPWPSRALWQLLNSKQPLHGHLPSPGVLAVLLLARLFNRRRRVTAHWHCFVESGDGWTGRLHALYQQLALQTVPWLSGVVTTSPVLRDALISGGCQPQRVMVLPCCLSHEQEAVGLAMPRQAVPEGSPFKVVFIGRLDSYKRLDWLIEALAGVRGPWQLLVVGDGPRRAAFELLCQQRIGARSSEQVSFLGRLSEEAKQACLATADVLVLPSDRSTEAFGIVQLEAMAAGIPALAFQRRRSGMGWVGQLPGFTWSQQPEELREVLQALADQPAWRVQLGQQARLRYRQLFARAVWLSTLQGLFQPAR; via the coding sequence ATGGGTGTGGCGTCCTTGGATGCAGCCATGACGGAACAGTTGTTGCGCGAGTGGCCGCCTGGGTATGGCGGGGTTGAGAGAGTCGCTCATGAATTAGCGGTGGTCTGGGGCGGCACCGTTTGGAGCCTGGACGCTCAGGGCCTGTCTGGCCAGGCCCACGACGCGTTGCCCGTGGCGTATCCACGTCGACGCTTGGCCTGCACTCCGCCAGTGGCGCGTCTGCGGCTTCCATGGCCATCGCGGGCGTTGTGGCAGCTGCTGAATTCCAAGCAGCCGCTGCATGGTCACTTGCCCTCACCGGGTGTGCTGGCGGTGTTGCTGTTGGCGCGCTTGTTCAACCGACGCCGACGCGTCACAGCGCATTGGCACTGTTTTGTGGAATCTGGGGATGGCTGGACCGGCCGTCTGCATGCGCTTTATCAGCAGTTGGCCCTGCAAACGGTGCCTTGGCTCTCGGGGGTGGTGACCACCTCTCCTGTGCTGCGCGATGCCTTGATCAGCGGTGGTTGTCAGCCTCAGCGCGTGATGGTGCTGCCTTGCTGTCTCAGTCACGAGCAGGAAGCAGTGGGTCTGGCCATGCCGCGTCAGGCCGTTCCTGAAGGCAGTCCTTTCAAGGTTGTGTTCATCGGTCGCCTGGACAGTTACAAACGCTTGGATTGGTTGATTGAAGCGTTGGCAGGGGTGCGTGGTCCCTGGCAGCTTTTGGTGGTGGGTGATGGTCCCCGCCGGGCTGCGTTTGAGCTGTTGTGCCAGCAACGCATCGGCGCACGCAGCAGCGAGCAGGTGAGCTTCTTGGGACGACTGTCGGAAGAGGCCAAGCAGGCCTGTCTGGCCACGGCCGATGTGCTCGTCCTCCCCTCCGATCGCAGCACCGAAGCGTTTGGCATCGTGCAGCTGGAGGCCATGGCTGCGGGGATTCCTGCTTTGGCCTTTCAGCGTCGGCGCTCAGGCATGGGTTGGGTGGGGCAATTGCCTGGCTTCACCTGGTCGCAGCAACCTGAAGAACTGCGTGAGGTGTTGCAGGCGCTGGCGGATCAGCCGGCGTGGCGGGTTCAGTTGGGGCAGCAAGCCCGCTTGCGCTACCGGCAGCTCTTTGCCCGTGCGGTGTGGCTAAGCACACTCCAGGGGTTGTTCCAGCCAGCACGCTGA
- the mutS gene encoding DNA mismatch repair protein MutS, producing MDLALQGNLFGEPETAPQKASSEPAAASDTSLDDNALTEDARARPRQRASAEPAADTSTTAPAAAEDAGPASGQSDDDDLPAWSHHSLVDPAQLTPMLRHYVELKASHPERVLLYRLGDFFECFFEDAIELSRLLELTLTGKEGGKSIGRVPMAGIPHHAAERYCAELIRKGRSVALCDQLETAPAKGSAKGTLLKRDITRVLTPGTVLEEGMLSARRNNWLAALVVEPAKGQQPLRWGLARADVSTGELVLLQQENSGDLHQELARLDPAELVWGPGPELTAPSNNTGRPAWCPERLQLTAMASTPFSRPEAEQALLNHYRLSTLDGLGLQDHPLALRAAGGLLAYLQDTRPLEDDDLHAPPLERPQLRFKGDALVLDAQTRRNLELTCTQRDNQFQGSLLWAIDQTLTAMGGRCLRRWLEAPLVQTDSIQQRQTSVSTLVSARPLRQSLRRLLRPMGDLERLAGRAGAGQAGARDLVAIADGLERLPQLAGRINGQLSDGPDWLQQLLEPDPALQTLAQTIRHQLLDSPPLSLSEGGLIHDGVDPLLDGLRNQLDDQDHWLAQQEQQERQLSGNTNLRLQYHRTFGYFLAVSKAKSTAVPDHWIRRQTLANEERFITPDLKAREGTIFQLKARAAQREYELYCQLREAVGLQAESIRRAARAVAGLDALCSLAEVAATGGWCAPLITDSRTLAVEGGRHPVVEQLLADERFTPNDVQLGAGTDLMVLTGPNASGKSCYLRQIGLIQLLAQVGGWVPAASARIGIADRIFTRVGAVDDLAAGQSTFMVEMAETANILHHASDRSLVLLDEIGRGTATFDGLSIAWAVSEHLAGDLQARTVFATHYHELNALADQRSNVANFQVLVEETGDDLLFLHRVAPGGASRSYGIEAARLAGVPTPVVQRAQQVLDRLAA from the coding sequence ATGGACCTGGCCCTGCAGGGAAATCTGTTCGGTGAACCCGAAACCGCACCCCAAAAGGCGAGCTCAGAGCCGGCGGCAGCGAGTGACACCAGCCTCGACGACAACGCGCTGACCGAAGACGCCCGCGCCCGGCCTCGGCAGCGCGCGAGTGCCGAGCCAGCCGCTGATACCAGCACCACAGCGCCGGCAGCTGCTGAAGACGCAGGCCCGGCCTCCGGCCAAAGCGATGACGATGACCTCCCCGCCTGGAGCCATCACAGCCTGGTAGACCCGGCACAGCTCACACCGATGCTGCGCCACTACGTGGAACTCAAGGCGAGCCATCCCGAACGGGTGCTGCTCTATCGCCTGGGCGATTTCTTCGAGTGCTTCTTTGAAGATGCGATTGAACTGTCCCGGTTGCTAGAGCTGACGCTCACCGGCAAAGAGGGCGGCAAAAGCATTGGCCGGGTGCCGATGGCGGGCATCCCGCATCACGCCGCCGAGCGCTATTGCGCTGAACTGATTCGCAAAGGCCGCAGTGTTGCTCTCTGCGACCAACTGGAAACAGCACCTGCCAAAGGCAGTGCCAAGGGCACCTTGCTCAAACGCGACATCACTCGCGTGCTCACACCGGGCACCGTGCTGGAGGAGGGCATGCTCAGCGCCCGCCGCAACAACTGGCTTGCAGCACTGGTGGTCGAACCGGCAAAGGGCCAGCAGCCTTTGCGCTGGGGGCTCGCCCGTGCGGATGTAAGCACTGGCGAATTGGTGTTGCTGCAGCAGGAGAACAGCGGCGATTTGCATCAGGAGTTGGCACGACTGGATCCCGCCGAACTGGTCTGGGGCCCAGGGCCTGAACTCACTGCGCCAAGCAACAACACGGGCCGTCCTGCCTGGTGCCCCGAGCGCTTGCAGCTCACGGCCATGGCGAGCACGCCCTTCAGCCGGCCGGAAGCCGAGCAGGCGTTGCTGAACCACTACCGGCTGAGCACCCTCGACGGACTCGGACTGCAGGATCATCCCCTGGCCCTACGCGCCGCTGGAGGTCTGCTCGCCTACCTACAAGACACCCGGCCCCTAGAAGACGACGACCTCCATGCGCCGCCACTCGAGCGGCCCCAGTTGCGCTTCAAGGGCGATGCCCTGGTGCTTGATGCCCAGACGCGCCGCAATCTGGAACTGACCTGCACCCAGCGCGACAACCAATTCCAAGGGTCGCTGCTCTGGGCCATCGACCAGACGCTGACGGCCATGGGCGGCCGCTGCCTACGCCGGTGGCTTGAAGCCCCGCTGGTGCAGACCGATTCCATCCAGCAGCGCCAGACCAGTGTCAGCACCCTGGTCTCCGCCAGGCCTCTGCGCCAATCACTCAGGCGCCTGCTGCGGCCCATGGGCGATCTCGAACGCCTGGCCGGCAGAGCCGGAGCGGGCCAAGCCGGTGCCCGCGATCTGGTGGCCATCGCCGATGGCCTGGAACGCCTGCCCCAACTCGCTGGACGGATCAACGGACAACTCAGCGATGGCCCCGACTGGCTGCAGCAACTGCTCGAACCGGATCCTGCGCTGCAGACGCTGGCCCAGACGATCCGCCACCAGCTGCTCGACAGCCCACCCCTCAGCCTCAGCGAGGGCGGCCTGATCCATGACGGCGTCGACCCTCTGCTCGATGGCCTGCGCAACCAGCTCGACGATCAAGACCACTGGCTTGCCCAGCAAGAACAGCAGGAACGGCAGCTAAGTGGAAACACCAACCTGCGGCTTCAGTATCACCGCACCTTTGGCTATTTCCTCGCCGTCAGCAAAGCCAAATCCACCGCCGTTCCCGACCACTGGATCCGGCGCCAGACCCTGGCCAACGAGGAGCGTTTCATCACGCCCGATCTCAAGGCACGAGAAGGAACCATCTTCCAGCTCAAGGCCAGGGCCGCGCAGCGGGAATACGAGCTTTATTGCCAGCTCCGAGAAGCGGTGGGCCTGCAAGCCGAATCCATCCGGCGTGCTGCCCGCGCCGTGGCCGGTTTGGATGCCCTCTGCAGCCTCGCGGAGGTGGCGGCCACCGGCGGCTGGTGCGCACCGCTGATCACCGATAGCCGCACCCTCGCCGTGGAGGGCGGCCGGCACCCGGTGGTGGAGCAGCTGCTGGCCGACGAACGTTTCACCCCCAACGACGTGCAGCTGGGAGCAGGCACGGATCTGATGGTGCTCACCGGCCCCAATGCCAGTGGCAAGAGCTGCTATCTGCGCCAAATCGGCCTGATTCAGCTGCTGGCGCAGGTGGGCGGTTGGGTGCCGGCCGCCTCAGCCCGCATCGGCATTGCCGATCGCATCTTCACCCGGGTGGGGGCTGTGGATGATCTGGCCGCGGGCCAATCCACCTTCATGGTGGAAATGGCCGAAACCGCCAACATCCTGCATCACGCCAGCGATCGCTCGCTGGTGCTGCTGGATGAAATCGGACGCGGCACCGCCACCTTCGATGGCCTCTCCATTGCCTGGGCGGTGAGCGAGCACCTGGCCGGAGATCTGCAGGCCCGCACGGTGTTTGCCACCCACTACCACGAGCTCAATGCCCTGGCGGACCAGCGCAGCAACGTGGCCAATTTCCAGGTGCTGGTGGAAGAAACCGGGGATGATCTGCTGTTTCTACATCGCGTCGCCCCCGGTGGTGCCAGCCGCAGCTACGGCATCGAAGCCGCCCGCCTCGCTGGTGTGCCCACCCCTGTGGTGCAAAGAGCCCAGCAAGTGCTGGACCGCTTAGCCGCCTGA
- the psbZ gene encoding photosystem II reaction center protein PsbZ, with the protein MQILNTLTVLALVVMSFALIVAVPVLYASNEDSGRSNRLILLGGIAWVGLVLLNWGVSFFVV; encoded by the coding sequence ATGCAGATCCTCAACACCCTCACCGTTCTGGCCCTGGTGGTGATGTCGTTTGCCCTGATTGTGGCTGTACCTGTGCTGTACGCCTCCAATGAAGACAGTGGCCGCTCCAACCGCTTGATCCTGCTTGGCGGCATCGCCTGGGTGGGACTCGTGCTGCTCAACTGGGGCGTCAGCTTCTTCGTGGTCTGA
- the holA gene encoding DNA polymerase III subunit delta: MPIQLLWGDDSAALERAIQTVIDKDVDPCWASVNVSRLDGSESAQARQALEEAITPPFGGGARVVLLQRSPFCNACPSELAERFEGALDGIPDSTHLLLCNPAKPDGRLRTTKALMKRVKAGAASERSFKLPAVWDGAGQRQLVERTAHELNLKLEPAAVDALIDAIGSDSARLTMELQKLALHAESNGEARISAKAVETLISGLSTNALQVGDALLAGDPGQAIALLDALIDVGEPALRVVATLTGQIRGWLWVLLLEQQGERDVAVIAKAAGIGNPKRIYVMRKQLQGRSPQRCLNLLGRLLDVEAALKRGAQPGDAFRDGLLG; encoded by the coding sequence ATGCCAATCCAGCTGCTGTGGGGCGACGATTCCGCCGCGCTGGAACGCGCCATCCAGACCGTGATCGACAAGGACGTCGATCCCTGCTGGGCCAGCGTCAATGTGAGCCGCCTCGACGGCAGCGAATCCGCTCAGGCACGCCAGGCGCTGGAAGAGGCAATCACTCCACCCTTCGGCGGAGGGGCGCGCGTGGTGCTGTTGCAGCGCTCGCCGTTTTGCAATGCCTGCCCCAGCGAACTGGCGGAACGCTTTGAAGGCGCTCTCGACGGCATCCCAGACAGCACTCATCTGCTGCTCTGCAATCCCGCCAAGCCCGATGGCCGGCTGCGCACCACCAAGGCGCTGATGAAACGGGTCAAAGCGGGCGCCGCCAGCGAACGCAGCTTCAAGCTGCCAGCCGTGTGGGATGGCGCCGGTCAGCGCCAACTGGTGGAACGCACCGCCCATGAACTCAACCTGAAACTCGAACCCGCTGCAGTTGATGCGCTGATCGATGCCATCGGCAGCGACAGCGCCAGGCTGACGATGGAGCTGCAGAAGCTGGCCCTGCATGCCGAGAGCAACGGCGAAGCCAGAATCAGCGCCAAGGCCGTGGAGACGCTGATCAGTGGCCTCAGCACCAACGCCCTGCAGGTGGGTGACGCCCTGCTCGCCGGCGATCCTGGCCAGGCCATCGCCCTACTCGATGCCCTGATCGATGTGGGCGAACCGGCCCTGCGGGTGGTGGCCACCCTCACCGGTCAGATCCGGGGTTGGCTGTGGGTGCTGCTGCTCGAACAGCAGGGAGAACGGGATGTGGCGGTGATTGCCAAGGCCGCTGGCATCGGCAACCCCAAGCGCATCTATGTGATGCGCAAGCAGCTTCAAGGCCGCTCACCCCAGCGCTGCCTCAACCTGCTGGGGCGGCTGCTCGATGTGGAAGCAGCCCTCAAGCGGGGGGCACAACCGGGCGATGCCTTCCGCGACGGGCTGTTGGGATGA